In one Dunckerocampus dactyliophorus isolate RoL2022-P2 chromosome 9, RoL_Ddac_1.1, whole genome shotgun sequence genomic region, the following are encoded:
- the LOC129188077 gene encoding cyclin-T2-like, with the protein MLQDHSLCDNSLAGIPPSSFSKAGATFTMSMSAQSGGAPLSLDSMTGTFNPPSHSEWPQSNQSQAGYTSDCIKQEPLNTSHQEQGLSLQHSLHHNSSASKTDKTVDLNIVKHDLKGANVSGTGKHQSPTSYSYPQSAQPTPTQLSLTPKLSLDKHREKHTVEVAVTGQKVRQEQHAVLIENNTRGNVLLSSSNYAPSLSHVHHKNSHTDQISQSAQGLGSSSSRTASPMKNRIPVTMDRCHHSDKWDKSSLNLHLAIPGSGGSSKMDRNKEEFKMKIKVSSSERHSSSDEGMATNKSKHSSPLVNKEKQHRSVDHNVHRHHKYSHPNLHSHSGNGQGGSEGPNSGGGVLRGAPGLITIEGIALPHSGSTSLTSSSSRKRAYLEANHNQHHSAWSSTSSSKLSKISKGGTSAAGGLRTSQQYLPPNESPHEVGDQRH; encoded by the exons ATGCTCCAGGACCATTCCCTGTGTGACAACTCACTTGCTGGAATACCCCCCTCAAGTTTTTCTAAAGCAGGTGCCACCTTCACTATGTCTATGTCTGCTCAGTCTGGTGGGGCACCATTGTCACTGGACTCCATGACTGGCACCTTCAACCCGCCGAGCCACAGTGAATGGCCCCAGAGCAACCAGAGTCAAGCAGGTTACACATCTGACTGTATAAAGCAGGAACCCCTCAACACCTCTCATCAAGAGCAGGGACTGTCCTTGCAGCATTCTCTGCATCATAATTCCTCAGCATCCAAGACTGATAAAACTGTAGATCTTAACATTGTCAAACATGACCTAAAAGGAGCCAATGTGAGTGGAACTGGCAAGCATCAGTCACCTACTTCATACTCTTATCCTCAGTCAGCTCAACCTACACCAACACAACTCTCTTTAACCCCCAAACTGTCGTTGGACAAACACAGAGAAAAACACACTGTAGAGGTTGCTGTTACTGGCCAGAAAGTCAGACAAGAACAGCATGCCGTACTCATTGAGAACAACACACGGGGGAATGTACTGTTGTCGTCTTCAAACTATGCACCGTCTTTGAGCCATGTCCATCATAAAAATTCACACACAGACCAGATTTCCCAGAGTGCACAGGGTTTAGGTAGCAGTAGCAGCAGAACTGCCTCACCAATGAAGAATAGAATTCCTGTCACAATGGACAGATGTCATCACAGTGACAAATGGGACAAAAGCTCACTCAATCTCCATTTGGCAATTCCTGGCTCTGGAGGAAGCTCAAAGATGGACAGAAACAAAGAGGAATTTAAGATGAAGATTAAGGTTTCCTCATCAGAGCGTCACAGTTCATCTGATGAAGGAATGGCTACCAACAAGAGTAAGCATTCCAGCCCGCTGGTGAACAAGGAGAAACAGCATAGAAGTGTGGATCACAACGTTCATCGCCATCACAAGTACAGTCACCCTAACCTGCACTCTCACAGCGGAAATGGGCAAGGAGGCTCAGAGGGCCCCAATAGTGGAGGAGGCGTACTTCGTGGTGCTCCAGGACTGATTACCATAGAAGGAATAGCGCTTCCTCATAGCGGATCCACATCTTTGACTTCTTCCTCGTCACGAAAGAGGGCATACCTTGAGGCTAATCACAATCAACACCATTCCGCCTGGTCCTCTACTTCTAGTTCCAAACTGAGCAAAATCTCCAAGGGTGGCACTAGTGCTGCAG GTGGGCTGCGGACCTCACAACAGTACCTTCCTCCTAATGAATCACCCCATGAAGTGGGAGACCAGAGACACTGA